ACCTCGATGACCGGACCGAGAGGAGGACGACGATGCGGACCCGAGTGCTGTCGATCGGTGCGGCGGTTCTCTCACTGGCGGCGTCGGTTGCAGGGGCGGAGACCCTCACGGAGCGCCTGCAGCAGACGCGCATGACGGTCCTGCGGACAGACAGGCAGGCCGGCACGTTCATGTGTGCCGAACACCGGCGCTGGATGTCCGTGTCCAAGGCCGACCTGAGCAAGGTCCACGAGGGGGACATCGTCAGCGTGGAGAAGCGGAACGGGCGGCCCGCGCGGCTCATGGTGGTGCGGAGCGCCTCGGACGAGCTGGCCAGCCCCGAGCAGTAGCTCGCCGACCGGCGCCGCCGGCAGAGCCCGCAAATCAAAAGCCTGGGGCGACCCCCCAGGCTTTTGACCGCGTGACGGTCACGGCTTGAACACGGCGAAGCACTTGTTGGAGTTGAACGACCAGGTCTCGATGAACTCGCACTCGTCCGGCTTCCGGCCCAGTTCCTCCATCGCGCCGGCGAGCATGAACCAGTTGAGCATTTCCTGCTGCCCCGACGCCTCGACGGCGGCGAGCGGCGTGGCGCGCCAGGTCTCGTAGTCGCCGACCCGCAGCGCCTCGTAGAGCCGCCGGTCCGCCTCGATGTCGGGGTAGAGCTGGTGGTGCTTGTCCGTCAGGAAGGCGTGCGACCAGCTCGACGAGGCGATCAGGGCCGCGCGCCAGGGACTCTCGCGCATCGCGCGTGCGGCGGCCGCGCCGACTTCCATGCACCGCTTCGGCGTGGGCGACGGCGGGTCGAGCGCGTCGTCCGGCAGCGGGTTGGCCAGGCTGCCGCGGTAGCCGCGCTGGGCGATCACGCGGCGGCCATAGCAGTTCACCTGGAAGGCGACGACGGGATAGGGAAAGCCGACCCGGTCGTAGTCCAGGTACAGGATCGTGTTCAGGAACGCGTGAGCCAGCCCCGTGTGGTGAAGGGGCTTGTAGGCGTACGCCATGTCCACGCCCTGCTCCAGCAGCCGACGCGTCAGGTACTTGCCGGCTTCGCGGTGGCCCTTGATCCGGAAGACCGTGTCCGGTCCCTCACCCCAGACGTTGGGCGCGGCGATGTCCCGCTGACGGTGCCGGGCCTCGACCTGGTCGTAGGCGAGGACGCAGAAGGGCGGGATGATGTCGTCCGTGAAGTTCTCGTGCTGGTCGTCGCCCCAGATGATCACCATGTCCGGGCGGAACTCGTCGAGGGTCTTCCGGGCGTGACGGAAGTGGCGGACGAGGCTCGCGCGGTGCGCGGCAGCGGCCGTCGTGCCGCCGTCGTCCCCGTATTCGCGGCGCATCGGCGCGGGCCAGCCCGCGGGGTCGCGGTAGCGCTCCGGTAGCCCCGGGTCGCCGAGGACCGTGCGGAGGATGCCGGCCATGTTCTCGTCCAGACCGATGAGCGGGGGGTAGTGCGTCAGGCCGAGGCCGAGGATCTCGCCCACGTCGGCGTCCTCCTCTGAATGCGAGCGCTTGCGCAGACGGTAAGCCGCCCCGCCGCGGTTGTCAACGACGGGGGCTACCGACAGTTCAGCGCGGCTTCACGAGGAACACGACCCGCCGGTTCTTCGCCCAGCACTCCTCGGAGGTCTCCATGCAGGCCCGCTGCTCGTTCCCGAGGCTCACGGTCGAGATGCGGTCGGCCTCGATGCCGTTGGCGATCAGATAGTCGCGCGCCGCGAGCGCCCGGCGCTCGCCGAGCGCCACGTTGTACGCGGCGCTGCCGCGCTCGTCCGTGTGGCCCTCGATCAGCACGACCATCTCCGCGTTCGTCTTGAGCCACTCGACGGCTGCCTCGAGGATCTGCGCGTCGTCCGGCCGGATGGCGGACTTGTCGAAGTCGAAGTAGATCGGCTTCACCTGCTCGACCCCCGCGAACTCCTTCGGCTCGGGCCGGACGGGCTCCGGCGGCGCCGGTTCCTTGGGCGGCTCCGGCAGGGCGGCGACGGGCTCGGGCGCCTTCGGCGGCTCTGGAGCGACGGGTTCCGGTGCTTTCGGCGGCTCGGGAGCGACCGGCTCGGGCGCGGGGGCCGCTGGAGCCGCAGGAGGCGGCATCGGCGCGGCGGCGGCGGCGACCGGCGGCGGGACCCGCGTCAGCACGAGCCTCACCGCTGGCTCCGCGTCGCGGAGGTAGCCGACCATGCGGTCGCCCTCGACCTTGAGATCGGCGGTGAAGACGTGGCCGCCGCGCATGACGACGTCGTGGCCCGAGACCTCGAACTCCACGCGCACGCCGGTGAGCCCGAGATCACGCACGGGCTCCGGCACCGAGAGCGCGAGGCCGGTGGTCTGCAGCGTGAGCCGCCCGCCGCCGCGCCCCCCCTGCTGGACGAGCTTGGCGCGCGCACCGTCGCTGCGCCCGTAGCGGAAGGCGTCGACCGTGCTCCACGTTCCATCCCACGTGCCGGAGACGTCCACGGCCGCCTGCGGGTCGATCGCCCTCGTCGTGGTCATCGTCGTCGCGCCGCAGCCGGCGAGGGCCACGGCCATCAGCAGAAGTCCGATTCGTCGCATGCCGCTCTCCTTGGCGAGGGGTGATCGTCCAGCCCGTGGGCGTGCAAGGGTGATACCGGACGTACGCCGTGCGTGTTCCCGCGATCTTACGGCGGGCGGAGTCATGACGACCTGACACGCCGGGTGCACTACCAGAACTCCTGGGACGCGAGGCGCGCGCCCTCGGCCATGCTCTTGAGCTTGGCCCACACGATGTCGGCATCCACGGCCGCCTGACCGACCCAGGTGCCGAATCCGCAGTCCGTTCCCGCGATGACGTTCTCGCGGCCGACGAGGCGCGCGTAGCGCGCGATGCGCTCGGCGACGAGCTCGGGATGCTCGATGAAGTTGGTCGTCGAGTCGAGGACGCCGGGGATGATGATCCGGCCGTCGGGCAGCTTGACGCGCTCGAACACCCGCCACTCGTGCGCGTGCCGCGGGTTCGCGGCCTCGAACGAGATGGCGCTCGGCCGCGCGGTGAAGACGACGTCGAGGATGTCCGCCAGCGGCACGTCGTAGTGGTGCGGTCCCTCGTAGTTGCCCCAGCAGAGGTGCAGGCGGAGGCGGTCGGGCGCGATGGCGGCGACGGCGTGGTTGAGCGCCTCGACGTGCAGGCGGGCCATCCGGCGGAACTCGGCGAGGCTCAGGCCGGCGAACTGGATGTGGCGCCCCATCGCGAGGTCCGGGCAGTCGATCTGGAGGACGAACCCGGCCTTCGCGACGGTCTCGTACTCGTGCTTCATCGCGTCGGCGATCGCCGCCAGGTACGCCTCGTGGCTCCCGTAGTGGTCGTCGCGGAAGAAGAGGGAGATGACCCCGGGGGACGCGGCCGTCATGAAGCCCTCCCGAGCCTTCACGCCGCCGAGCGCCGTCCGGAGGTTCTCCGCGTCGGCCTGCGCCGCGCGGGTGTCGCGCACGCCGATCGGGCCCGTGCAGGCGGGCGTCTTGCGGCGCGCGCGCCCGGGATCGCCGAACACACGCTTCGCCATCCCGGGGAAGTCGACGAGGTCCTGGTACTGGAGCGGATGGCTGGCGCCGCCGAAGCCGTCGAGACGGTCCTTGACGTACGTCGCGTAGCTCGGCTTGCTCTGCTCGCCGTCGCCGACGACGTCCACGCCGGCCTCCGCCTGCCGACGGACCACCTCCGCCACCGCGGACCGGATGCGCGCGGCGAGCGCCGCCGGCTCGACCGGCACGCCCTCCTCCTTGGCGAACATCAGGCGGATCAGGTCGTCGGGCCTCGGCAGGCTGCCGGTGTGGGTCGTGAGGAACCGCTCGGTGCTGCGCTCCATGGCCGCAACTCGAAAGTAACACGGCGCCACGCGCGTCACGAAAATTGCCCCGCGCGCAGCGTCACGGCCCGAAGGGGGAGGTGGGGAACTACCTCGCGATTCGGCGGTTGGCGGTCCGGGGGTCCACCGTCGTCCTGGCGCTCAACCTGGTGGGCGACGCCCTGCGCGACGCGCTCGACCCGCGCGCCGGCGCGCGCTGATACCCGGCGGAGCCGGGGGTCGGCGGGACGGAGCGCTACCGCGAGGCGTCGGCGGCCGGATCCGGTCGCGGCAGCGTGACGTGGAAGGTGGACCCGACGTGCTGCCGGCTCTCGACCCAGATCCGTCCCCCGTGGAGCTCGACGAGGGTCTTCGTCACCGAGAGCCCGAGCCCGCTGCCGCCCTCGTCAGTCTCGATCGCGGGCTCCAGGCGGACGAACGGCTCGAACACGCGCGGCACGTCTTCAGGCCGGATGCCGACGCCGCTGTCCTCGAGCCTGAAATGGACCCACCCGGGCTCCAGCCGCACGTCCAGGAGCACGCGTCCCTGGGGCGTGAATCGAATCGCGTTCGACAGGAGGCTCATGAGGATCTGCCTCACCATCGCCGGATCCCCGTGAATGGTCCTGACGTCGGGCGCGATCGCCGCCTCGACGGTCAGCGGCTTCCCCGTGGCCAGGACGCGGGCCGAGTCGAGGCATTCCGCGGCGAGCGCCTGGAGATCGAAG
Above is a window of Candidatus Methylomirabilota bacterium DNA encoding:
- a CDS encoding extradiol ring-cleavage dioxygenase: MGEILGLGLTHYPPLIGLDENMAGILRTVLGDPGLPERYRDPAGWPAPMRREYGDDGGTTAAAAHRASLVRHFRHARKTLDEFRPDMVIIWGDDQHENFTDDIIPPFCVLAYDQVEARHRQRDIAAPNVWGEGPDTVFRIKGHREAGKYLTRRLLEQGVDMAYAYKPLHHTGLAHAFLNTILYLDYDRVGFPYPVVAFQVNCYGRRVIAQRGYRGSLANPLPDDALDPPSPTPKRCMEVGAAAARAMRESPWRAALIASSSWSHAFLTDKHHQLYPDIEADRRLYEALRVGDYETWRATPLAAVEASGQQEMLNWFMLAGAMEELGRKPDECEFIETWSFNSNKCFAVFKP
- a CDS encoding OmpA family protein, with translation MRRIGLLLMAVALAGCGATTMTTTRAIDPQAAVDVSGTWDGTWSTVDAFRYGRSDGARAKLVQQGGRGGGRLTLQTTGLALSVPEPVRDLGLTGVRVEFEVSGHDVVMRGGHVFTADLKVEGDRMVGYLRDAEPAVRLVLTRVPPPVAAAAAPMPPPAAPAAPAPEPVAPEPPKAPEPVAPEPPKAPEPVAALPEPPKEPAPPEPVRPEPKEFAGVEQVKPIYFDFDKSAIRPDDAQILEAAVEWLKTNAEMVVLIEGHTDERGSAAYNVALGERRALAARDYLIANGIEADRISTVSLGNEQRACMETSEECWAKNRRVVFLVKPR
- a CDS encoding cobalamin-independent methionine synthase II family protein; the protein is MERSTERFLTTHTGSLPRPDDLIRLMFAKEEGVPVEPAALAARIRSAVAEVVRRQAEAGVDVVGDGEQSKPSYATYVKDRLDGFGGASHPLQYQDLVDFPGMAKRVFGDPGRARRKTPACTGPIGVRDTRAAQADAENLRTALGGVKAREGFMTAASPGVISLFFRDDHYGSHEAYLAAIADAMKHEYETVAKAGFVLQIDCPDLAMGRHIQFAGLSLAEFRRMARLHVEALNHAVAAIAPDRLRLHLCWGNYEGPHHYDVPLADILDVVFTARPSAISFEAANPRHAHEWRVFERVKLPDGRIIIPGVLDSTTNFIEHPELVAERIARYARLVGRENVIAGTDCGFGTWVGQAAVDADIVWAKLKSMAEGARLASQEFW